In one Thioclava sp. ES.031 genomic region, the following are encoded:
- a CDS encoding pyridoxal phosphate-dependent aminotransferase: protein MAFLSDTLARVKPSPTVAMTGKVAELRAEGRDVIGLSAGEPDFDTPESIKDAAKAAIDAGRTKYTAVDGIAELKQAICAKFARENGLSYTPEQVSVSSGGKQVLFNALMATLNPGDEVVIPTPYWVSYPDMVLIGGGTPVFVPGDPATGYKISPEALEAAITPNTKWFLFNSPSNPSGAAYSREELKALTEVLMRHPHVWVMTDDMYEHLTFDGFEFTTPAQVEPGLYERTLTVNGVSKAYAMTGWRIGYAAGPKELIAAMRKVQSQSTSNPCSISQWAAVEALNGPQDFIDTFRTAFKRRRDLVVAGLNACPGISCPTPEGAFYVYPSIKDCIGKTSAGGRKIESDEDFANALLEENNVAVVFGAAFGLSPNFRISYATSDAALTEACARIKAFCEGLS from the coding sequence ACGGGTGAAACCTTCGCCGACGGTCGCGATGACCGGGAAGGTGGCCGAATTGCGCGCCGAAGGCCGCGATGTGATCGGTCTTTCGGCGGGCGAGCCCGATTTCGACACGCCCGAGTCGATTAAGGACGCAGCCAAAGCCGCGATCGACGCAGGCCGCACGAAATACACCGCCGTGGACGGTATCGCCGAGCTGAAACAGGCGATCTGCGCCAAGTTCGCCCGCGAAAACGGCCTGTCCTACACGCCCGAGCAGGTCTCCGTCTCCTCGGGCGGAAAGCAGGTGCTGTTCAACGCGCTGATGGCGACGCTCAATCCCGGCGACGAGGTGGTGATCCCGACCCCCTACTGGGTCAGCTACCCGGATATGGTGCTGATCGGCGGCGGCACGCCTGTCTTCGTGCCGGGCGATCCCGCGACGGGCTACAAGATCAGCCCCGAGGCGCTGGAAGCCGCGATCACGCCGAACACCAAATGGTTCCTCTTCAACTCGCCCTCGAACCCCTCGGGCGCGGCCTATTCGCGCGAGGAGCTCAAGGCGCTGACAGAGGTGCTGATGCGTCACCCGCATGTCTGGGTGATGACCGACGACATGTATGAACATCTCACCTTCGACGGGTTCGAATTCACAACGCCCGCGCAGGTCGAACCGGGGCTGTATGAGCGCACGCTGACGGTCAACGGCGTCTCCAAGGCCTATGCGATGACCGGCTGGCGGATCGGCTATGCGGCGGGCCCGAAAGAGCTGATCGCGGCGATGCGCAAGGTGCAGAGCCAATCCACCTCGAACCCCTGCTCGATCTCGCAATGGGCCGCCGTCGAGGCGCTCAACGGCCCGCAGGATTTCATCGACACCTTCCGCACCGCCTTCAAGCGGCGGCGCGATCTGGTGGTGGCCGGGCTCAACGCCTGCCCCGGCATCTCCTGCCCGACGCCCGAGGGCGCGTTCTACGTCTACCCCTCGATCAAGGACTGCATCGGCAAGACCTCCGCTGGCGGGCGCAAGATCGAGAGCGACGAGGATTTCGCCAATGCGCTCTTGGAGGAAAACAACGTCGCCGTGGTCTTCGGCGCGGCCTTCGGGCTTTCACCGAATTTCCGCATCAGCTACGCTACATCGGACGCGGCCCTGACCGAGGCCTGCGCCCGGATCAAGGCCTTCTGCGAAGGGCTGTCATAA
- a CDS encoding CHAP domain-containing protein — protein MLSISDLAGRAAPLSLVLIAVLTVSACTPTSGDRMGFASARDQAGAVNLERRAYAVEVAKQMRAKRQRVWCVPFARNASGIDIRGNAKTWWSQAKGLYARGHQPKVGSVMAFSATSRNPLGHIAVVSGVDSPRQIRVDHANWERNKVSLDMVVVDVSEKNDWSRVRVMSNPGALGRVYPITGFISKG, from the coding sequence ATGCTCTCCATCTCTGATCTTGCGGGCCGTGCGGCCCCTCTCTCGCTTGTTTTGATCGCGGTGCTGACCGTCTCGGCCTGCACCCCGACGAGCGGCGACAGGATGGGCTTTGCCAGCGCGCGCGATCAGGCGGGTGCGGTCAATCTCGAGCGTCGCGCCTATGCGGTCGAAGTGGCCAAGCAGATGCGCGCCAAGCGCCAACGTGTCTGGTGCGTGCCGTTTGCGCGCAATGCCTCGGGCATCGACATTCGCGGCAATGCCAAGACGTGGTGGTCGCAGGCCAAGGGGCTCTATGCGCGCGGTCATCAGCCGAAGGTCGGCTCGGTGATGGCGTTCTCGGCGACCAGCCGCAATCCACTGGGGCATATCGCGGTGGTCTCGGGCGTCGACTCGCCGCGTCAGATTCGCGTCGATCATGCGAATTGGGAGCGCAACAAGGTGTCGCTCGACATGGTCGTCGTGGACGTCTCGGAAAAGAACGACTGGAGCCGCGTGCGCGTCATGAGCAATCCCGGCGCGCTGGGCCGCGTCTATCCGATCACCGGGTTCATCTCGAAAGGCTGA
- a CDS encoding DUF6647 family protein, with protein MIRAIVIGLALLCPAAGGACPAPLPMSVPDAVTEALAAWIESHSDYTVPQGAPAIFMCQSGEVITYEGHDLLVDPDLRAAYDLMEDRIFLVGPWSEDDPMRLSSLLHELIHRAQFHARDWPCPAAAEPEAYRLQEAWLAERGIDPGFAWAEIYLHARCPSDRHP; from the coding sequence ATGATCCGAGCCATCGTCATAGGGCTTGCACTGTTATGTCCGGCAGCGGGCGGGGCCTGTCCCGCGCCGCTGCCGATGTCTGTGCCCGATGCGGTGACAGAAGCGCTCGCCGCGTGGATCGAGTCGCATAGCGACTATACGGTGCCTCAGGGCGCGCCTGCGATCTTCATGTGCCAGAGCGGGGAGGTCATCACCTATGAGGGGCATGACCTTCTGGTCGATCCCGATCTGCGCGCGGCCTATGATCTGATGGAGGATCGAATCTTCCTTGTCGGGCCGTGGTCCGAAGACGATCCGATGCGGCTTTCCTCGCTGCTGCATGAGTTGATCCACCGCGCGCAGTTCCACGCGCGCGACTGGCCCTGTCCGGCGGCGGCCGAGCCGGAGGCCTACCGGTTGCAGGAGGCGTGGCTGGCCGAGCGGGGGATTGATCCGGGCTTCGCCTGGGCCGAAATCTACCTGCATGCGCGCTGTCCCTCGGACCGTCACCCGTAG
- a CDS encoding c-type cytochrome: MKRVLILAALGALASSSAVVAQEVSVERGKLVSITSGCHDCHTAGYNESGGKIDPEAALKGVPLGWQGPWGTTYAVNLRDEIKDMDEDGFVKYAQTFDAKPPMPFYNVHAMPESDLRSLCQYIKSLGDPGEPMPEALPPGEAPTTPYIVMAPPMMPN; this comes from the coding sequence ATGAAACGCGTTCTTATTCTGGCCGCGCTTGGCGCGCTGGCCAGCTCTTCGGCTGTTGTGGCTCAGGAAGTCTCGGTGGAGCGGGGCAAACTGGTCTCGATCACCTCGGGGTGCCACGACTGCCATACGGCCGGTTACAACGAGTCCGGCGGCAAGATCGACCCGGAGGCGGCGCTCAAAGGCGTGCCGCTTGGCTGGCAGGGGCCGTGGGGCACGACCTATGCGGTCAATCTGCGCGATGAGATCAAGGACATGGACGAGGACGGTTTCGTGAAATACGCGCAGACCTTCGACGCCAAGCCGCCGATGCCGTTCTACAACGTGCATGCGATGCCCGAGAGCGATCTGCGCTCGCTCTGCCAGTATATCAAATCGCTCGGAGACCCGGGGGAGCCGATGCCCGAGGCCTTGCCGCCCGGGGAGGCCCCCACGACGCCCTATATCGTGATGGCGCCGCCAATGATGCCGAACTAG
- the urtE gene encoding urea ABC transporter ATP-binding subunit UrtE, with amino-acid sequence MLKTEGLTLHYGGSQILHGIDMVARAGEVTCIMGTNGVGKTSLLKAISGTHLRSGGSVTLDGAEMGRVPPQAMAKAGLGYVPQGRMIFPLLTVRENMETAFACLPKSEHVIPDEIYELFPILKDFLNRRGGDLSGGQQQQLAIARAMLMKPKLLLLDEPTEGIQPNIIQQIGRVISYLREKGDMAIVLVEQYFDFAHDLGDSFYVLKRGAVAMEGTKETLTREALREVVSV; translated from the coding sequence ATGCTGAAGACCGAGGGGCTGACGCTCCATTACGGGGGCAGCCAGATCCTGCACGGGATCGACATGGTGGCGCGTGCGGGCGAGGTGACCTGCATCATGGGCACCAACGGGGTGGGCAAGACCTCGTTGCTGAAGGCGATCTCGGGGACGCATCTGCGCTCGGGTGGGTCTGTCACGCTCGATGGCGCCGAGATGGGCCGGGTGCCGCCGCAGGCGATGGCGAAGGCGGGCTTGGGCTATGTGCCGCAGGGCCGGATGATCTTCCCGCTGCTGACCGTGCGCGAGAATATGGAGACGGCTTTTGCCTGCCTTCCGAAATCCGAGCATGTCATCCCGGACGAGATCTACGAGCTTTTCCCGATCCTGAAGGACTTTCTCAATCGCCGGGGCGGGGACCTCTCGGGCGGGCAGCAGCAGCAATTGGCGATTGCCCGCGCGATGCTGATGAAGCCGAAGCTGCTGCTCTTGGACGAGCCCACCGAGGGCATTCAGCCCAACATCATCCAGCAGATCGGGCGGGTGATCTCCTACCTGCGCGAGAAGGGCGATATGGCGATCGTGCTGGTCGAGCAGTATTTCGACTTCGCGCATGATCTGGGCGATAGCTTCTACGTGCTCAAACGCGGCGCGGTCGCGATGGAGGGCACGAAAGAGACCCTGACGCGCGAGGCATTGCGCGAGGTGGTCAGCGTCTGA
- the urtD gene encoding urea ABC transporter ATP-binding protein UrtD, producing the protein MQTLLEVSGISVSFDGFKAINNLSFNIGPTELRAVIGPNGAGKTTFMDIVTGKTRPDEGSVLWGESSTNLLRLNEAKIARIGIGRKFQKPTVFEDQTVTENLMMALKANRSPFAVLGWKAGAADRARVEEIAAQVGLADQLPRKSGELSHGQKQWLEIGMLLAQEPKLLLVDEPAAGMTLAEREQTTALLVDLARDHAVVVVEHDMEFVRRLNCKVTVLHEGSVLAEGSLDHVTADKRVIEVYLGR; encoded by the coding sequence GTGCAGACCCTGCTGGAGGTCTCCGGCATCTCCGTCAGCTTCGACGGGTTCAAGGCGATCAACAATCTCAGCTTCAATATCGGCCCGACCGAGCTGCGCGCGGTGATCGGGCCGAACGGGGCGGGCAAGACGACCTTCATGGATATCGTGACCGGCAAGACCCGGCCCGATGAGGGCTCGGTGCTGTGGGGGGAAAGCTCGACCAACCTGCTGCGGCTCAACGAGGCGAAGATCGCGCGGATCGGGATCGGGCGAAAATTCCAGAAGCCCACCGTCTTCGAGGATCAGACCGTGACCGAGAACCTGATGATGGCGCTCAAGGCCAATCGCAGCCCCTTTGCGGTGCTGGGCTGGAAGGCGGGGGCTGCCGATCGGGCGCGCGTCGAAGAGATCGCGGCGCAGGTGGGGCTTGCCGATCAACTGCCGCGCAAATCGGGCGAGCTGAGCCACGGGCAGAAGCAATGGCTCGAGATCGGGATGCTCTTGGCGCAGGAGCCAAAGCTGCTCTTGGTCGACGAACCCGCCGCCGGGATGACCTTGGCCGAGCGCGAGCAGACCACCGCGCTGCTGGTCGATCTGGCGCGCGATCATGCCGTGGTCGTGGTCGAGCACGATATGGAATTCGTGCGCCGTCTGAACTGCAAGGTGACGGTGCTGCATGAGGGGTCGGTTCTGGCGGAAGGCTCGCTTGACCATGTGACCGCCGACAAACGCGTGATCGAGGTGTATCTTGGCCGCTGA
- the urtC gene encoding urea ABC transporter permease subunit UrtC, translating into MKSGFLAKNPSVLWFLLILAVFTLGVTFLSHAYGPGAISTSMVKTLGKTLCLCLIAIAMDLVWGYTGILSLGHFAFFGLGGYMIGMWLMYERTRDIVLKSAGEFPMTPQEVNDAIGTQIFGVVGGSDLPAIWTFAGNLPMQLLFVVLVPGLLALIFGWLAFRSRVTGVYLSILTQAMTLALSLYLFQNESGLRGNNGLSGLQNIPGVSAGQDHLSIWFLWASALALGLGYIAASLIVSGKFGSVIRGIRDDEARVRFLGYSVEGYKLFVFTLTAVIAAIAGALYYPQAGIINPGEMAPIASIYLAVWVAIGGRGRLYGAVMGAAFVSIVSSWFTGGRVPDLPLGFYTIDWVDWWQVLLGLAFVLVTLFAPKGLSGLVDLFEGIRRPNRHGAPLGPDKGSFREEEAQE; encoded by the coding sequence ATGAAATCCGGTTTCCTCGCCAAGAACCCGTCGGTCTTGTGGTTCCTGCTGATCCTCGCGGTCTTCACGCTGGGCGTCACCTTCCTCTCCCATGCCTACGGGCCGGGGGCGATCTCGACCTCGATGGTCAAGACGCTGGGCAAGACGCTGTGCCTGTGCCTGATCGCCATCGCGATGGATCTGGTCTGGGGTTATACGGGCATCTTGTCGCTCGGCCATTTCGCCTTCTTCGGGCTGGGCGGCTACATGATCGGCATGTGGCTCATGTATGAGCGCACACGCGACATCGTGCTGAAATCCGCAGGCGAGTTCCCGATGACGCCGCAGGAGGTCAATGACGCCATCGGCACGCAGATTTTCGGCGTGGTCGGCGGGTCCGATCTGCCCGCGATCTGGACCTTCGCGGGCAACCTGCCGATGCAGCTTCTGTTCGTGGTGCTGGTGCCGGGGCTCTTGGCGCTGATCTTCGGCTGGCTCGCGTTTCGGTCTCGCGTCACGGGCGTGTATCTGTCGATCCTGACGCAGGCGATGACGCTGGCGCTGTCGCTCTACCTGTTCCAGAACGAGAGCGGGCTGCGCGGCAATAACGGGCTTTCGGGGCTGCAGAACATTCCGGGCGTAAGCGCGGGGCAGGATCATCTGTCGATCTGGTTCCTCTGGGCCTCGGCTTTGGCGCTGGGGCTGGGCTATATCGCGGCGTCGCTGATCGTCTCGGGCAAGTTCGGCTCGGTCATTCGCGGTATCCGCGATGACGAGGCGCGGGTGCGCTTTCTTGGGTATTCGGTCGAGGGCTACAAGCTGTTCGTCTTCACCCTGACGGCGGTGATCGCGGCCATTGCGGGGGCGCTCTATTACCCGCAGGCGGGGATCATCAACCCGGGCGAGATGGCGCCCATCGCGTCGATCTACCTCGCGGTCTGGGTCGCGATCGGCGGGCGCGGGCGGCTCTATGGCGCGGTGATGGGGGCGGCCTTCGTCTCGATCGTGTCGAGCTGGTTCACCGGGGGGCGCGTGCCCGATCTGCCGCTGGGCTTCTACACGATCGACTGGGTCGATTGGTGGCAGGTGCTGCTGGGGCTCGCCTTCGTGCTGGTGACCTTGTTCGCACCGAAGGGGCTGTCGGGGCTTGTCGATCTCTTCGAGGGCATTCGCCGTCCGAACCGCCACGGCGCACCGCTCGGACCCGATAAGGGCTCCTTCCGGGAAGAGGAGGCGCAGGAATGA
- the urtB gene encoding urea ABC transporter permease subunit UrtB: protein MRKFLIALGIVLALAVPGLAQDAGSAPQAEVTQSEATGLRAVLQDYAKQVAKPSRRTIGPVIEAIAASGEGASRFLQAWSDKRVGLRESDGAFFIVKKSGSEYELSDPVTGEPAGTAPKSDIKEVKPNSGVRAEIGVALVRFLLSDPDPKKRREALTAIDRNGEASHLEPLRASIPDEPDPAIKAEKQRLERLLTIRFGKDAEERVAAIDSFGADLGLDFRATLNPLVATTRKVFEGAPEGNVAETLKPGRDISEDEAYAKLVSADLAPARISASQMQQALAAHVENGQVGGLPLATMSDPAKREEAYATLAAAGEVPQRLTDAEAAALVADHQFADIYAERDPEVTAAAEAALTRVSRTVAGMQTVDLGLDALSLASIYFLAAIGLAITFGVMGVINMAHGEFITMGAYTGYVVQLFVPDYTLSILIALPLAFAITFGAGVAMERLVIRYLYKRPLETLLATFGISIALQQLFKNIFGTQARPLTSPPWLEGAWTLNDVVSISNIRIAIFVLALVFLALYLWVMRKTRLGLEVRAVTQNPSMAASMGINPDRINMLAFGFGSGIAGIAGVAIGLFAKVTSEMGQDYIVQSFMTVVVGGVGSIFGTLAGATLIGVLQKGIEWLNPSNTLAAQTYMILFIIIFIQFRPRGIIALKGRAAGD from the coding sequence ATGCGCAAGTTTTTGATCGCGCTCGGGATTGTGCTGGCATTGGCCGTGCCGGGGCTGGCGCAGGACGCGGGCAGCGCGCCGCAGGCGGAGGTCACGCAAAGCGAAGCCACGGGGCTGCGCGCCGTTCTTCAGGACTATGCCAAGCAGGTCGCCAAGCCGTCGCGCCGCACCATCGGCCCGGTGATCGAGGCGATCGCGGCGTCGGGTGAGGGGGCCTCGCGCTTCCTGCAGGCCTGGTCCGACAAGCGCGTTGGGCTGCGCGAAAGCGACGGCGCCTTCTTCATCGTGAAGAAATCCGGCAGCGAATACGAGCTGAGCGATCCGGTCACCGGGGAGCCCGCCGGCACCGCGCCGAAATCCGACATCAAGGAAGTGAAGCCGAATTCCGGCGTTCGGGCAGAGATCGGCGTGGCGCTGGTGCGGTTTCTGCTGAGCGATCCCGATCCGAAGAAACGCCGCGAGGCGCTGACCGCGATCGACCGCAACGGCGAGGCCTCGCATCTGGAGCCGCTGCGCGCCTCGATCCCCGACGAGCCCGATCCCGCGATCAAGGCGGAAAAACAGCGGCTGGAACGCCTGCTGACGATCCGCTTCGGCAAGGATGCCGAAGAGCGCGTCGCGGCGATCGACAGTTTCGGGGCCGATCTGGGGCTGGATTTCCGCGCGACGCTGAACCCGCTGGTGGCGACGACCCGCAAGGTGTTCGAAGGCGCGCCCGAGGGCAATGTCGCGGAAACGCTCAAGCCGGGCCGCGATATCTCCGAGGATGAGGCCTATGCGAAGCTGGTAAGCGCCGATTTGGCGCCCGCGCGGATATCGGCCTCTCAGATGCAGCAGGCTTTGGCCGCGCATGTCGAGAACGGTCAGGTGGGCGGGCTGCCGCTGGCCACGATGTCCGATCCGGCCAAGCGCGAAGAGGCCTATGCGACGCTGGCTGCTGCCGGCGAGGTGCCGCAGCGGCTGACCGACGCAGAGGCCGCGGCGCTCGTCGCCGATCACCAATTCGCCGATATCTATGCCGAGCGCGACCCGGAGGTGACCGCCGCCGCCGAAGCCGCGCTGACCCGCGTGAGCCGCACGGTGGCGGGGATGCAGACGGTCGATCTCGGCCTCGATGCGCTCTCGCTGGCCTCGATCTATTTCCTCGCCGCCATCGGGCTGGCGATCACCTTCGGGGTGATGGGCGTGATCAACATGGCGCATGGCGAGTTCATCACGATGGGCGCCTATACGGGCTATGTCGTGCAGCTTTTCGTGCCCGATTATACGCTGTCGATCCTGATCGCGCTGCCTCTGGCATTTGCGATCACCTTCGGGGCTGGCGTCGCAATGGAGCGGCTGGTGATCCGGTACCTCTACAAACGTCCGCTGGAGACGCTGCTGGCCACGTTCGGCATCTCCATCGCGCTGCAGCAGCTGTTCAAGAATATCTTCGGCACGCAAGCCCGTCCGCTGACCTCGCCGCCGTGGCTGGAAGGTGCGTGGACGCTCAACGACGTGGTGTCGATCAGCAATATTCGCATCGCGATCTTCGTCTTGGCGCTCGTATTCCTCGCCCTCTACCTTTGGGTGATGCGCAAGACGCGCCTCGGGCTGGAGGTCCGCGCGGTCACGCAGAACCCGTCGATGGCGGCTTCGATGGGCATCAACCCGGATCGCATCAACATGCTCGCCTTCGGGTTTGGGTCGGGCATCGCCGGGATCGCGGGCGTGGCCATCGGGCTTTTCGCGAAAGTCACCTCCGAGATGGGGCAGGACTATATCGTGCAGAGCTTCATGACGGTCGTGGTCGGCGGCGTCGGCTCGATCTTCGGCACGCTCGCGGGTGCGACCCTGATCGGCGTGCTGCAGAAGGGCATCGAATGGCTGAACCCGTCGAATACGCTCGCGGCGCAGACCTACATGATCCTCTTCATCATCATCTTCATCCAGTTCCGCCCGCGCGGCATCATCGCGCTCAAGGGCCGGGCCGCGGGGGATTGA